The following coding sequences are from one Salvia hispanica cultivar TCC Black 2014 chromosome 3, UniMelb_Shisp_WGS_1.0, whole genome shotgun sequence window:
- the LOC125209112 gene encoding mitochondrial carnitine/acylcarnitine carrier-like protein, with the protein MGDVAKDLGAGTVGGAAQLIVGHPFDTIKVKLQSQPVPLPGQAPKYSGAIDAVKQTLAAEGPRGLYKGMGAPLATVAAFNAVLFTVRGQMEALLRSSPGTPLTVGQQVVCGAGAGVAVSFLACPTELIKCRLQAQSSLATTAPAVPAAPGGTAAVAVAVKYGGPMDVARHVLRSEGGARGLFKGLLPTFAREVPGNAAMFGAYEGLKQYLAGGQDTSSLGRGSLILAGGLAGATFWGSVYPTDVVKSVLQVDDYKNPKYSGSVDAFRKILKSEGVKGLYKGFGPAMARSIPANAACFLAYEVTRSSLG; encoded by the exons ATGGGTGATGTAGCCAAAGATCTAGGCGCTGGGACTGTGGGAGGGGCAGCACAGTTGATAGTCGGGCATCCCTTTGACACCATTAAGGTCAAGCTCCAAAGTCAACCTGTTCCTCTTCCTGGACAGGCTCCAAAATATTCCGGTGCCATAGATGCTGTGAAGCAAACATTGGCTGCTGAAGGTCCAAGGGGTTTATACAAAGGCATGGGAGCCCCACTTGCTACTGTGGCAGCCTTCAATGCAGTTCTCTTCACTGTCCGTGGCCAAATGGAGGCGCTCTTGCGGTCTTCTCCTGGCACTCCTCTTACTGTCGGCCAGCAGGTTGTGTGCGGAGCTGGAGCTGGCGTGGCTGTTTCCTTCCTGGCTTGCCCCACTGAATTGATCAAGTGCAG ACTACAAGCGCAGAGTTCACTAGCAACTACTGCACCAGCAGTTCCTGCTGCACCGGGTGGTACTGCTGCTGTTGCTGTTGCTGTCAAATATGGAGGGCCCATGGATGTGGCAAGGCACGTTCTTCGGTCAGAAGGAGGCGCGAGGGGTCTGTTCAAGGGGTTGCTCCCAACCTTTGCCCGTGAAGTTCCTGGAAACGCAGCTATGTTTGGTGCGTATGAAGGACTGAAGCAGTATCTTGCAGGAGGGCAGGACACTTCTAGTTTGGGCAGAGGTTCGCTGATACTAGCCGGAGGGTTAGCTGGAGCTACGTTCTGGGGTTCTGTTTATCCGACCGATGTTGTCAAGAGTGTGCTGCAAGTCGACGACTACAAGAACCCCAAGTATTCGGGCTCTGTCGATGCGTTCAGGAAGATATTGAAGTCGGAAGGAGTGAAGGGTCTGTACAAAGGATTCGGGCCCGCGATGGCCCGTAGTATTCCTGCAAATGCAGCTTGTTTCTTGGCATATGAAGTTACTAGGTCTAGTTTAGGATGA
- the LOC125212692 gene encoding myosin-binding protein 3, with product MAANKFATMLHKNCPKIIVILVYAFLEWILILLLLLNSLFSHLIAKFVEFAGLKPSCPWCSTLDHHFDHVCEAHGTEIGKMTFCAAHNKLATDSHSLCIRCSSSTGATNDVSSTVAFFTWRSENAGGEEARCSCCDDQILTTHQSIPFKPTWDLLLEYVHKHKLGYEVKKETEFRENGGDDGEGFDQKKIEDGKKAEDLNVEVEEWDSSHTVDEPFSQGRNEDEESEYIEDMLLQNAELMDSDRFICIELIDTDTDAAAAPTPTNSSEDVEDNDTKIDGEALAHEIGLIESNNIEELNRNESHTIEALYAELEEEREAAAEAARESMAMITKLQEEKAAMQMEAVQYQRMMEEQAEYDQEALQLLNDLITKRDKENRQLHEELQMYKLTPTTSPYKTRMTHSVDSEHEIGDVSLAEFDEERASILEQVKVLCDDGDQPMAKKLLPLFDGAEDDQEEMVLMEEEVEHVYERLQALEADSDFLKHCIRSMSKGNEGMALLQEIMQHLRDLKSVQTNLL from the exons ATGGCTGCCAACAAGTTTGCAACCATGCTACACAAAAACTGCCCCAAAATCATAGTGATTCTAGTGTATGCATTTCTTGAATGGATCCTAatactcctcctcctcctcaactCCCTCTTCTCACATCTCATTGCAAAGTTTGTCGAATTCGCTGGCCTTAAACCATCCTGCCCATGGTGCTCCACACTAGATCACCATTTTGATCATGTGTGTGAGGCACATGGCACAGAGATAGGCAAGATGACCTTCTGCGCCGCTCACAACAAGTTGGCCACCGACTCCCACAGTTTGTGCATCCGTTGCTCTTCTTCTACTGGAGCCACGAACGATGTTTCATCCACGGTTGCCTTCTTCACATGGAGGAGCGAGAACGCAGGAGGCGAGGAGGCGAGATGTTCGTGCTGTGATGATCAAATCTTGACCACACATCAATCTATTCCCTTCAAGCCTACTTGGGATCTTCTCCTTGAATATGTGCATAAGCATAAGCTAGGGTATGAAGTGAAAAAGGAGACTGAATTTCGAGAAAATGGTGGAGATGATGGTGAGGGATTTGATcagaagaagattgaagatggCAAAAAGGCTGAGGATTTAAATGTTGAGGTTGAAGAATGGGACTCTAGCCACACAGTTGATGAGCCCTTCAGCCAAGGGCGAAACGAGGACGAGGAATCCGAGTACATAGAAGACATGCTTTTGCAGAATGCAGAGTTAATGGATTCAGATAGATTCATCTGCATAGAGCTCATTGATACAGATACTGATGCAGCTGCAGCTCCCACACCCACAAATAGCTCTGAAGATGTTGAAGACAATGACACAAAGATTGATGGAGAAGCACTTGCACATGAAATTGGCCTAATTGAATCGAACAATATAG AGGAATTGAACAGAAACGAGAGCCACACGATCGAGGCACTATACGCAGAGCTAGAGGAAGAAAGAGAAGCTGCAGCAGAGGCAGCCAGGGAAAGCATGGCTATGATAACGAAGCTCCAAGAAGAGAAGGCGGCAATGCAGATGGAAGCAGTGCAGTACCAGAGGATGATGGAGGAGCAAGCCGAATACGACCAAGAAGCGCTCCAGCTCCTCAACGACCTCATCACTAAACGAGACAAGGAGAATAGGCAGCTCCACGAGGAGCTCCAGATGTACAAGCTCACGCCCACGACATCTCCATACAAAACTAGGATGACTCATTCAGTTGATTCGGAACACGAAATTGGAGATGTATCACTAGCTGAATTCGACGAGGAAAGGGCGTCCATCCTCGAACAAGTCAAGGTTTTGTGTGATGATGGTGATCAACCTATGGCGAAGAAACTACTCCCACTTTTCGATGGAGCAGAAGATGATCAAGAGGAGATGGTTTTGATGGAGGAAGAAGTAGAGCATGTATATGAGAGGCTGCAAGCTCTTGAAGCAGATAGTGATTTTCTGAAACACTGCATCCGGTCGATGAGCAAAGGTAATGAAGGGATGGCTCTGCTCCAAGAGATTATGCAGCATCTTCGTGATCTCAAATCCGTACAGACAAACCTTCTCTAG